One region of Nerophis lumbriciformis linkage group LG10, RoL_Nlum_v2.1, whole genome shotgun sequence genomic DNA includes:
- the mt2 gene encoding metallothionein-2, with amino-acid sequence MDPCDCSKTGTCKCGASCKCTNCSCTTCKKSCCACCPSGCSKCASGCVCKGKTCDTSCCQ; translated from the exons ATGGACCCTTGCGACTGCTCCAAGA CTGGAACCTGCAAATGCGGAGCATCCTGCAAGTGCACTAACTGCTCCTGCACCACCTGCAAGAAGA GCTGCTGCGCTTGCTGCCCATCTGGATGCAGCAAGTGTGCATCAGGCTGTGTGTGCAAAGGCAAGACTTGTGACACAAGCTGCTGCCAGTGA